One Paraglaciecola mesophila genomic region harbors:
- the kdsC gene encoding 3-deoxy-manno-octulosonate-8-phosphatase KdsC encodes MGDINTLYGAKSSALMDKFSRIKLLACDVDGVFSDGRIYMGNDGEELKAFHTKDGFGIKALLKIGVHVAVITGRESTIVRKRMSSLGVEHIIQGCEQKNDALLALQKQLKIGKEATASIGDDMPDVGMFSLSHVAIATCDAHPFVKKQALYTTTINGGFGAVREVCDLILHAKGQLNKVSGTSV; translated from the coding sequence ATGGGCGACATCAATACTCTATACGGTGCTAAATCATCTGCACTCATGGATAAATTTTCGCGTATTAAGCTTCTTGCTTGTGATGTGGATGGCGTCTTCTCAGATGGTCGTATTTATATGGGCAATGATGGTGAAGAGCTAAAAGCCTTTCATACCAAAGACGGTTTTGGGATAAAAGCCTTATTAAAAATAGGCGTGCACGTCGCTGTAATTACAGGCCGTGAATCAACTATTGTGCGCAAGCGCATGTCTTCTCTAGGGGTAGAGCATATCATTCAAGGCTGCGAACAAAAAAATGACGCACTTTTAGCGCTACAAAAGCAATTAAAAATAGGCAAAGAGGCCACGGCTTCTATTGGTGATGATATGCCAGATGTTGGTATGTTTAGTTTGAGTCATGTTGCTATTGCCACTTGTGATGCGCATCCGTTTGTGAAAAAACAAGCGCTTTATACCACAACGATTAATGGCGGATTTGGTGCAGTGCGCGAAGTGTGTGATTTGATTTTGCACGCAAAGGGACAGCTCAATAAAGTCAGCGGAACTAGTGTATGA
- a CDS encoding KpsF/GutQ family sugar-phosphate isomerase produces MSQQDYIQSALRVLEIEGQAIEQLAQYIDSSFIAACELMKNCKGKVVVCGMGKSGHIGHKISATLASTGTPAFFMHPGEANHGDLGMLTEQDVLLAISNSGETSELLALLPVVKRRGIAIIALSNNPQSSLGKHADVNLCIKVEKEACSLGLAPTASTTATLVMGDALAVALLDARGFTPDDFALSHPGGALGRKLLLKLDDIMCQGEMMPLVSTTQTISQALLEISRKGLGMAGIVDNDGRLLGIFTDGDLRRVLDARVDIHTVSIESVMTANCVTASQGTLAAEVLNVMQKRKISSLFVVDDNHKPVGAINMQTLLSAGVI; encoded by the coding sequence ATGAGTCAGCAAGATTATATTCAATCTGCCCTTAGAGTGTTAGAGATTGAAGGTCAGGCGATTGAACAACTAGCACAATATATTGATAGCAGCTTTATTGCGGCGTGTGAGTTGATGAAAAATTGCAAAGGAAAAGTGGTCGTTTGTGGTATGGGCAAATCTGGGCACATAGGACATAAAATTTCAGCCACATTAGCCAGCACAGGGACGCCAGCTTTTTTTATGCACCCAGGCGAAGCCAATCATGGCGATTTGGGGATGCTTACAGAGCAAGATGTGCTATTAGCTATTTCCAATTCAGGGGAAACCTCTGAATTGCTTGCTTTACTACCTGTGGTAAAACGCCGGGGCATTGCCATTATTGCCTTGTCAAACAACCCTCAAAGCTCACTTGGTAAACACGCAGATGTGAACCTTTGCATCAAAGTCGAGAAAGAAGCGTGTTCACTGGGTTTAGCGCCGACAGCGAGCACCACAGCTACGCTCGTTATGGGAGATGCGCTAGCCGTGGCATTGCTCGACGCACGAGGCTTTACCCCAGATGATTTTGCCTTGTCGCACCCTGGCGGAGCACTAGGACGCAAGCTGCTACTCAAACTTGACGACATTATGTGCCAAGGTGAAATGATGCCGTTAGTTAGCACCACACAGACGATCAGTCAGGCGCTACTCGAAATATCTCGTAAGGGGTTGGGCATGGCAGGCATAGTTGATAATGACGGGCGTTTGTTAGGTATTTTTACGGATGGTGACTTGCGCCGAGTCCTCGACGCCAGAGTAGACATTCACACCGTCAGTATTGAAAGTGTTATGACCGCCAATTGTGTTACTGCATCTCAAGGAACATTGGCCGCAGAAGTATTAAATGTCATGCAAAAACGTAAAATCAGTTCGTTGTTTGTCGTTGATGATAATCACAAACCTGTTGGCGCGATTAACATGCAAACTTTGTTATCAGCAGGAGTTATCTAA
- a CDS encoding calcium/sodium antiporter: MIVEALLFLVWLVVLSWGADRFVFGSSALARNMGISPMIIGLTIVAMGSSAPEIMVSATASFSGNTDTAVGNAIGSNIANIALVLGLTALLKPLTVASGTLKREMPVMLAVSLLATYFLADLYLSLSEGVMLFVLFFITIGGLAWMSFYTEKGDPLTQETHDEVPDGVPTKNAVIWLLVGLVLLPLSAHFMVESAVEIAHYFGLSDLVIGLTIIAIGTSLPELAASIAGVLKGEDDLALGNIIGSNIFNILAVMAMPGLIAPGNIDPDAAGRDIYTMLGLSFLLVIFCFNLRGTRRINRYEALVFLGCFLGYQYFVFNQG; encoded by the coding sequence GTGATAGTTGAAGCGTTATTATTTTTGGTGTGGTTAGTTGTATTGAGTTGGGGGGCGGACCGATTTGTCTTTGGGTCATCCGCTTTGGCTCGAAATATGGGCATTTCGCCGATGATTATTGGATTAACCATAGTTGCTATGGGGTCATCTGCGCCGGAAATCATGGTATCTGCAACCGCTTCATTTAGTGGCAACACGGATACGGCCGTTGGTAACGCTATTGGTTCAAACATAGCAAACATCGCGCTCGTGCTTGGTTTAACTGCATTGCTCAAACCATTGACAGTTGCCTCTGGGACATTAAAACGCGAAATGCCAGTAATGCTAGCTGTGTCTTTACTGGCTACTTACTTCTTAGCTGATCTGTACTTATCACTCAGCGAAGGTGTCATGCTGTTTGTTTTATTCTTCATTACTATTGGCGGTCTAGCGTGGATGTCATTCTATACTGAGAAAGGCGACCCATTAACCCAAGAAACTCACGATGAAGTGCCTGATGGCGTGCCAACTAAAAATGCCGTCATTTGGTTATTAGTTGGTTTAGTTCTATTGCCGCTTAGCGCTCATTTTATGGTTGAATCGGCGGTTGAGATTGCCCATTACTTTGGCCTAAGTGATTTGGTTATTGGTTTGACGATCATAGCAATTGGCACCAGTTTACCAGAGCTCGCAGCGAGTATAGCAGGCGTACTTAAAGGCGAAGATGATCTTGCTCTGGGGAATATTATCGGTTCGAACATCTTTAATATACTTGCGGTTATGGCTATGCCCGGTTTAATCGCACCTGGCAATATCGACCCCGACGCAGCCGGTCGAGATATATACACTATGCTTGGTTTGAGCTTCTTATTGGTTATTTTCTGTTTTAATTTACGAGGTACAAGGCGGATCAATCGCTATGAAGCACTGGTTTTTTTAGGCTGCTTTTTGGGGTATCAGTACTTTGTTTTCAATCAAGGTTAA
- a CDS encoding ATP-binding cassette domain-containing protein, protein MENLLEIDNLTFSRSGRIIYDDISLRIVKGKTTAIMGPSGIGKTTMLRLMGGQLKPDSGDIRFKGESIQSMKRNRLFTVRRQMSMLFQSGALFTDMTVFDNIAFPLREHTKLSESVIKTLVLLKLQAVGLRGAAQLMPAELSGGMARRAALARAIALDPELIMYDEPFAGQDPISMGVLVKLIKALNDALQLTSVVVTHDVTEVLTIADYIYILAEKRVIGSGTPEQIKQSDSPLVQQFLKGQADGPVPFHYPSDDLEHTFLGAK, encoded by the coding sequence ATGGAAAATTTGCTAGAAATAGACAACTTAACCTTTTCTCGTAGTGGACGCATTATCTACGACGATATATCCCTACGCATCGTAAAAGGTAAAACCACCGCTATTATGGGCCCAAGTGGTATTGGTAAAACCACCATGCTGCGTTTGATGGGTGGTCAGTTGAAACCCGATAGCGGTGATATACGTTTTAAGGGTGAGTCTATTCAAAGCATGAAACGCAATCGTCTGTTTACAGTCAGGCGTCAAATGAGCATGTTGTTTCAAAGCGGCGCTCTATTTACTGATATGACAGTATTCGACAACATTGCCTTTCCGTTACGCGAACATACCAAGTTGTCAGAATCAGTGATAAAGACCTTGGTATTGTTAAAATTACAGGCCGTAGGATTGCGCGGTGCTGCGCAATTAATGCCGGCCGAATTATCAGGTGGTATGGCGCGCCGAGCTGCACTGGCGAGAGCGATAGCTCTTGACCCAGAACTTATCATGTACGATGAACCTTTTGCTGGACAAGATCCCATTTCAATGGGCGTGCTGGTTAAGCTGATTAAGGCGCTAAACGACGCGCTGCAGCTCACCAGTGTAGTAGTTACCCATGACGTGACTGAGGTACTCACCATAGCTGATTACATTTATATCTTAGCTGAAAAGAGAGTTATTGGCAGTGGAACACCTGAACAAATCAAACAAAGTGATTCTCCCTTAGTGCAACAGTTTTTGAAGGGCCAAGCGGACGGCCCTGTTCCATTTCATTACCCGAGTGATGACCTTGAACACACTTTTCTAGGAGCGAAGTAA
- the mlaE gene encoding lipid asymmetry maintenance ABC transporter permease subunit MlaE, translating into MQWLASIGRNTIDTVGAFGRAFLMLLGAVIAKPQLIKNTPLTIKQIYVVGVQSLLIIVVSGLFIGMVMALQGYTILVGYGAEGSLGPMVALSLLRELGPVVTALLFAGRAGSALTAEIGLMKATEQLSSLEMMAVDPLRRIVAPRLWAGIISMPMLAIIFSAVGILGGHVVGVDWLGVDAGSYWSIMQSSVDWNEDVVNGIIKTFVFAFVITWIAIFKGYDAIPTSEGISKATTETVVFSSLAVLGLDFILTALMFGIE; encoded by the coding sequence ATGCAGTGGCTAGCGAGTATTGGGCGGAACACGATCGACACGGTTGGTGCTTTTGGGCGCGCATTTTTAATGTTACTTGGCGCGGTTATCGCAAAGCCGCAGCTGATAAAAAACACTCCTTTGACCATCAAACAAATATACGTGGTCGGTGTTCAGTCTCTGTTAATCATAGTGGTATCAGGATTATTCATCGGCATGGTGATGGCACTTCAAGGCTATACTATCTTGGTCGGCTACGGTGCCGAAGGTAGCTTGGGCCCCATGGTCGCACTGTCACTGCTGCGTGAACTAGGCCCTGTGGTCACTGCTCTCTTATTTGCAGGTCGCGCCGGCTCAGCGTTAACCGCAGAAATTGGTTTAATGAAAGCTACAGAACAACTTAGCAGTTTAGAAATGATGGCCGTTGACCCATTGCGCCGAATAGTTGCTCCACGATTATGGGCAGGCATCATATCAATGCCAATGTTAGCAATAATTTTCAGTGCTGTGGGCATATTAGGCGGCCACGTTGTTGGTGTTGATTGGTTAGGAGTCGATGCCGGCAGCTATTGGTCTATCATGCAATCGAGCGTTGATTGGAACGAAGATGTCGTTAACGGCATTATAAAAACCTTTGTATTTGCCTTCGTTATTACCTGGATCGCAATATTCAAAGGGTACGACGCCATCCCGACATCTGAAGGGATAAGCAAAGCGACCACAGAAACAGTGGTATTTTCATCTTTAGCAGTGTTAGGTCTGGACTTTATCCTAACTGCATTAATGTTTGGTATAGAGTAG
- the mlaD gene encoding outer membrane lipid asymmetry maintenance protein MlaD encodes MSSRKVEIMVGLFVVLTLAAGLLLALKAVNQGMSNGAETYTLYAKFDNIGGLKARSAVKVGGVIVGRVDSISLDPDGYTPVVALKISQEYNKFPETSSVSILTSGLLGEQYVGFQPGFSIDGIADLGDGDYISDTKSALVLEDLIGQFLFSKND; translated from the coding sequence ATGTCGTCACGGAAAGTGGAAATAATGGTTGGCTTGTTTGTAGTATTGACCTTAGCAGCTGGGCTACTACTAGCGCTAAAAGCGGTCAATCAAGGCATGTCAAATGGCGCTGAAACTTACACCTTATATGCCAAATTCGATAATATTGGCGGCCTAAAAGCCCGCTCAGCCGTTAAAGTGGGCGGCGTTATAGTAGGTCGAGTTGATAGCATTAGCCTTGACCCAGACGGCTATACGCCAGTGGTCGCATTAAAGATTTCTCAGGAATACAACAAGTTCCCCGAAACAAGCTCAGTTTCCATTTTGACGTCGGGGTTATTAGGTGAGCAGTATGTTGGCTTTCAACCTGGTTTTAGTATTGACGGCATAGCCGATCTTGGTGATGGTGATTACATTTCCGATACAAAATCAGCCCTAGTACTAGAAGACTTAATTGGCCAGTTCCTGTTCAGTAAAAATGATTAA
- a CDS encoding phospholipid-binding protein MlaC: protein MKQITQIFSAVLILIFSSVAAAEEVNPYKLLEDVASETFARIKDQHAEIQKNPEILRDIIEQDLLPYIDYNFAALKVLGKHFRTVPKDKIPEFIQVFRQYLITTYALALTYYNGQEVIFQPMPDAPEDKTATVRAVVKESGRPDIKISFKLRKNTKTNEWKAYDMVAEGISLLSSKQSEYESILRQDGIQKVIDIMKEKIAQPISLEQAKKEI from the coding sequence ATGAAACAAATAACCCAAATATTTAGTGCTGTACTCATTTTAATCTTTAGCAGTGTTGCCGCTGCTGAAGAAGTTAACCCATACAAGTTATTGGAAGATGTCGCCTCTGAAACCTTTGCTAGAATTAAAGATCAGCACGCTGAAATTCAAAAAAACCCTGAAATTTTAAGAGATATCATTGAGCAGGATTTACTCCCGTATATCGATTATAACTTTGCGGCACTGAAAGTATTAGGTAAGCATTTCAGAACAGTACCAAAAGATAAGATCCCTGAATTTATTCAAGTCTTCCGTCAGTATTTAATTACGACCTACGCGCTTGCATTGACTTACTACAATGGTCAAGAGGTTATCTTTCAGCCAATGCCTGATGCACCTGAAGATAAAACCGCCACCGTGCGCGCCGTGGTGAAAGAAAGTGGACGCCCAGACATCAAAATTTCATTCAAGCTGCGTAAAAATACCAAAACGAATGAATGGAAAGCCTATGATATGGTTGCTGAGGGCATTAGCTTGTTGTCTAGCAAACAAAGTGAATATGAATCTATCTTGCGCCAAGATGGTATACAAAAAGTCATCGATATTATGAAAGAAAAAATTGCTCAACCCATCAGTCTCGAGCAAGCCAAAAAGGAAATATAA
- a CDS encoding lipid asymmetry maintenance protein MlaB encodes MSDSNTSRMTVDNDPTSPERFVLSGSLNRDTVPYFWRNSLQQLASAQSDDKPLTLDLNNVKHIDTAGLAWIMNLIRDTKQKNIQFKIANPPTTLLNLAKISDVERFLPLQ; translated from the coding sequence GTGAGTGATTCAAACACATCACGTATGACTGTTGATAACGATCCGACTTCCCCAGAGCGCTTTGTGCTCTCGGGAAGCTTAAATCGCGACACCGTTCCTTATTTTTGGCGGAATAGCCTGCAACAGCTTGCCAGTGCTCAAAGCGATGATAAACCACTGACGCTTGATCTAAATAATGTAAAACACATTGATACCGCAGGCTTAGCTTGGATAATGAACTTAATACGTGATACCAAGCAAAAAAATATTCAATTTAAAATAGCCAACCCACCCACTACATTGTTAAATTTAGCTAAAATTAGCGACGTAGAGCGCTTTTTACCATTACAATAA
- a CDS encoding BolA family protein translates to MQNSEIEQLLMEKLGLAEVHVTGDGSHFQIIAVSDQFDDMSRVKRQQFVYAPLSDIIAQGTMHAISIKTFSEKQWKRERLLNMPQ, encoded by the coding sequence ATGCAAAATTCAGAAATAGAACAATTACTTATGGAAAAACTTGGCTTAGCAGAAGTTCACGTCACAGGTGATGGTTCGCATTTTCAGATTATTGCTGTTAGCGATCAATTTGACGATATGAGCCGAGTAAAAAGACAGCAATTTGTTTATGCTCCTTTAAGCGATATTATTGCGCAAGGTACTATGCATGCCATTTCGATTAAAACCTTCTCTGAAAAACAATGGAAGCGAGAACGTCTACTTAATATGCCTCAATAA